From a single Armatimonadota bacterium genomic region:
- a CDS encoding alcohol dehydrogenase catalytic domain-containing protein translates to MLTLPAATRAAVFHGPDDLRLETVPLRAPGPGEALVRIRACGLCSSETLAWYMRRKAPLVLGHEPVGEVVAAGEGVALEPGARVFVHHHAPCLRCRACRRGQYVHCPAWQRTRLTPGGLCEYALVPAEITAADMLALPPGVGDEAG, encoded by the coding sequence GTGCTGACGCTACCCGCCGCGACCCGCGCCGCCGTCTTCCACGGCCCGGACGACCTCCGGCTGGAGACCGTCCCCCTGCGCGCCCCAGGCCCGGGGGAGGCACTGGTGCGCATCCGTGCCTGCGGGCTGTGCAGCAGCGAAACGCTGGCCTGGTATATGAGGCGCAAGGCTCCGCTGGTGCTGGGGCACGAGCCGGTGGGCGAGGTGGTGGCTGCTGGCGAGGGGGTGGCCCTGGAGCCGGGTGCACGGGTTTTCGTTCACCACCACGCGCCCTGCCTGCGCTGTCGCGCCTGCCGCCGGGGCCAGTACGTGCACTGTCCCGCCTGGCAGCGCACGCGCCTTACGCCCGGCGGCCTGTGCGAGTATGCGCTGGTCCCTGCGGAGATCACCGCCGCCGACATGCTGGCCCTTCCCCCGGGGGTCGGCGACGAGGCGGGG
- a CDS encoding alcohol dehydrogenase catalytic domain-containing protein gives MPRPGPGEVLLRVRAALTCGTDLKTYRRGHPRLPAGPFGHECAGDVVAVGSGVDGVAPGDAVMLVPTAPCGTCRACRAGAENHCERLFRDIVLGAYADYLLISPAVVARHLLPKPADLSYIEAAFLEPLACVLHGWRRLGLSVPSTVAVVGLGAIGLLQVLTGRVLGHRIAAVGRRPERLRLAAELGGAPVEIEQGEIPLQVEDALGARPDVVVESTGTDHIWEQAPEWVRPGGKVLLFGGLAGGSRVTFDAALLHYGEVDLVSAFHYTPADVTEAYHWLAGRRIDVRPIISAVRPLDEIVGVFQELDRGGPVKVAIMPEAAEWC, from the coding sequence GTGCCGCGTCCTGGTCCGGGCGAGGTATTGCTGCGCGTGCGCGCGGCGCTCACCTGCGGCACCGACCTGAAGACGTACCGTCGCGGGCATCCCCGCCTGCCGGCGGGCCCCTTCGGGCACGAGTGCGCCGGCGATGTGGTGGCCGTGGGCTCCGGTGTGGATGGGGTCGCCCCCGGCGATGCGGTCATGCTGGTGCCCACGGCGCCCTGCGGCACCTGCCGCGCCTGCCGTGCCGGGGCGGAGAACCACTGTGAGCGCCTGTTCCGGGACATCGTCCTGGGCGCCTACGCCGACTACCTGCTGATTTCCCCTGCGGTGGTGGCGCGCCACCTGTTGCCCAAGCCGGCGGACCTCTCTTACATCGAGGCGGCCTTCCTGGAGCCTCTGGCCTGCGTCCTCCACGGGTGGCGGCGGCTGGGGCTGTCCGTCCCATCCACCGTGGCGGTGGTGGGCCTGGGGGCCATCGGCCTGCTGCAGGTGCTGACCGGCCGGGTCCTGGGGCACCGCATCGCCGCGGTGGGACGGCGCCCGGAGCGGCTGCGGCTGGCGGCGGAGCTTGGCGGGGCACCGGTGGAGATCGAGCAGGGGGAGATTCCCCTGCAGGTGGAGGACGCTCTGGGGGCGCGCCCTGACGTGGTGGTGGAGTCCACCGGGACCGACCACATCTGGGAGCAGGCGCCGGAATGGGTGCGCCCCGGCGGGAAGGTCCTGCTCTTCGGCGGGCTGGCCGGCGGCAGCCGGGTCACCTTCGACGCCGCGCTGTTGCACTACGGCGAGGTGGACCTGGTGAGCGCGTTTCACTACACGCCTGCCGACGTCACCGAGGCCTACCACTGGCTCGCCGGGAGGCGCATCGACGTCCGGCCCATCATCAGCGCCGTGCGCCCCCTGGACGAGATCGTCGGCGTTTTCCAGGAGCTGGACCGCGGTGGTCCGGTGAAGGTGGCCATCATGCCCGAGGCGGCGGAGTGGTGCTGA
- the moeB gene encoding molybdopterin-synthase adenylyltransferase MoeB: MSTQVQNRQAPLLSREQMDRYSRQIILQEVGLAGQRRLMESRVLVVGAGGLGSPAALYLAAAGVGTIGIVDGDRVELNNLHRQILHVTGDLGRPKTQSAARTLQALNPDVRVVPFQTTLSSENALEIIRDFDLVINGSDNFPTRYLVNDACVFLKKPLVDASILRWEGQATTYLPGYGCYRCLFPTPPPPGVVPSCAEGGILGALAGFMGTLQATEAVKVLLGCGRTLVNRLLLFDALENEFRVVRWARNPHCPVCGDHPTITALIDYEAFCGLPGRHAAPAGDGEVVPEVEPEEAYRLLQEGAQLIDVREPWEWVLARIPGAVLIPKGEVSQRLTEIDPQRPVLVHCAVGSRSAEVVRLLRGAGYREALNLRGGIIEWMNQQLPVETGDG; encoded by the coding sequence ATGAGCACGCAGGTGCAGAATCGACAGGCCCCACTGCTCTCTCGAGAGCAGATGGACCGCTACTCTCGCCAGATCATCCTGCAGGAGGTGGGCCTGGCCGGGCAGCGGCGCCTGATGGAGAGCCGCGTCCTGGTGGTGGGCGCCGGCGGCCTGGGCAGCCCGGCCGCACTCTACCTGGCGGCGGCCGGCGTGGGCACCATCGGCATCGTGGATGGGGACCGCGTTGAGCTCAACAACCTGCACCGCCAGATCCTGCACGTTACGGGGGACCTGGGCCGGCCCAAGACTCAGTCGGCCGCGCGCACGCTGCAGGCCCTCAACCCCGATGTGCGGGTCGTCCCGTTCCAGACCACGCTTAGCTCGGAGAACGCGCTGGAGATCATCCGGGACTTCGACCTGGTCATTAACGGCAGCGACAACTTCCCCACCCGCTACCTGGTCAACGATGCCTGCGTCTTCCTCAAGAAGCCCCTGGTCGATGCCAGCATCCTGAGGTGGGAGGGGCAGGCCACGACGTATCTGCCGGGGTATGGGTGCTACCGGTGCCTCTTCCCCACGCCGCCGCCGCCGGGGGTCGTCCCCTCCTGCGCCGAGGGCGGCATCCTGGGAGCGCTGGCCGGCTTCATGGGCACGCTGCAGGCCACCGAGGCAGTGAAGGTGCTTCTGGGCTGCGGGCGGACGCTGGTCAACCGCCTCCTCCTGTTCGACGCGCTGGAGAATGAGTTTCGCGTCGTCCGCTGGGCCCGCAATCCCCACTGCCCGGTCTGCGGCGACCACCCCACCATCACCGCGCTGATCGACTACGAGGCCTTCTGCGGCCTGCCCGGGCGGCACGCTGCCCCAGCCGGCGACGGCGAGGTGGTCCCCGAGGTCGAACCCGAGGAAGCCTACCGCCTGCTGCAGGAGGGAGCGCAGTTGATCGATGTGCGCGAACCGTGGGAGTGGGTGCTGGCCCGCATTCCCGGCGCCGTGCTCATCCCCAAGGGGGAGGTGTCGCAGCGGCTGACGGAGATCGACCCGCAGCGTCCGGTCCTGGTCCACTGCGCCGTCGGCTCGCGCAGCGCGGAGGTGGTCCGGCTGCTGCGCGGCGCCGGGTACAGGGAGGCGTTGAACCTCCGCGGCGGTATCATTGAGTGGATGAACCAGCAGCTTCCCGTGGAGACGGGGGACGGGTAA
- a CDS encoding D-amino acid aminotransferase, giving the protein MSGLAYVNGAISSIEEARVSVEDRGLQFGDSVYEVVHFERGRYFRLGPHLERLARSLQAIDLAPPLPLAEIAEEAQRLLATSGLTQGVLYIQVTRGTAARQHAFPRGARPTLIMTLREAPPPDEGLATRGARLITHPDLRWARCDIKTTALLANVLAREQAARAGAEEALLYRPEGTITECTAANFFAVIDGVVRTHPADTWILQGVTRAAVLDLCRALEIPCREVALRLSDLPAAAEAFITSTGIQVLPVGQIDQEWRRAPGEVTARLRQAYRELVQRETGVP; this is encoded by the coding sequence GTGTCAGGGCTCGCCTACGTCAACGGTGCCATCAGCAGCATCGAGGAGGCCCGCGTCTCGGTGGAGGACCGCGGGCTGCAGTTCGGGGACAGCGTCTACGAGGTCGTCCACTTCGAGCGCGGCAGGTACTTCCGCCTCGGACCCCACCTGGAGCGGCTGGCCCGCAGCCTGCAGGCCATCGACCTGGCCCCCCCGCTGCCCCTGGCCGAGATCGCCGAAGAGGCGCAGCGGCTGCTGGCCACCTCCGGCCTGACCCAGGGCGTCCTCTACATCCAGGTCACCCGGGGGACCGCTGCGAGGCAGCACGCCTTCCCCCGGGGGGCGCGGCCCACGCTGATCATGACCCTGCGGGAGGCCCCGCCACCGGATGAGGGACTCGCCACCCGGGGCGCACGCCTCATCACCCACCCGGACCTGCGCTGGGCGCGCTGTGACATCAAGACCACCGCGCTGCTGGCCAACGTGCTGGCGCGGGAGCAGGCGGCGCGGGCGGGAGCGGAGGAGGCGCTGCTGTACAGGCCGGAGGGAACCATCACCGAGTGCACCGCGGCCAATTTCTTTGCGGTGATCGACGGGGTGGTGCGGACCCACCCCGCAGACACCTGGATTCTGCAGGGGGTGACCCGCGCCGCCGTGCTGGACCTCTGCCGCGCCCTGGAGATCCCCTGTCGCGAGGTAGCGCTGCGCCTGAGCGACCTCCCGGCGGCCGCGGAGGCCTTCATAACCAGCACCGGAATCCAGGTCCTCCCGGTGGGGCAGATCGACCAGGAATGGCGCCGCGCTCCCGGAGAGGTGACCGCCAGGCTGCGACAGGCTTACCGCGAACTGGTGCAGCGGGAGACCGGCGTTCCTTGA
- a CDS encoding ABC transporter ATP-binding protein, with product MGGAFPLLWVEDLWVSYGNIRAVQGISLRVEEGQVVTLIGANGAGKSSTLRAISGLVPVERGRIVYAGSDLKGVPAHQIVERGIAHVPEGRGIFANLTVLENLRLATWGRRDAAGVAADLERVFTILPRLAERRHQLAATLSGGEQQMLALGRALMRRARLMLLDEPSMGLAPVLVRNIFDVLAQISAGGTTILLVEQNAHMALRVAHYAYVLETGTIALEGPPAQLVADERVRRAYLGG from the coding sequence ATGGGCGGCGCGTTCCCGCTGCTTTGGGTGGAGGACCTGTGGGTCTCCTACGGGAACATCCGCGCCGTCCAGGGTATCTCCCTGCGTGTGGAGGAGGGGCAGGTGGTCACCCTCATCGGCGCCAACGGTGCGGGCAAGTCCAGCACCCTGCGGGCTATCTCCGGGCTGGTGCCCGTGGAACGGGGGCGCATCGTTTACGCCGGATCGGACCTGAAGGGGGTGCCGGCCCACCAGATCGTCGAGCGGGGCATCGCCCACGTCCCCGAAGGCCGGGGGATCTTCGCCAACCTCACCGTCCTGGAGAACCTGCGCCTGGCCACCTGGGGGCGACGGGATGCGGCGGGAGTGGCCGCCGACCTGGAGCGGGTCTTCACCATCCTGCCCAGGCTGGCCGAGCGGCGCCACCAGCTGGCGGCCACGCTCTCGGGTGGGGAGCAGCAGATGCTGGCCCTGGGTCGGGCGCTGATGCGCCGCGCCCGGCTCATGCTCCTGGACGAGCCGTCCATGGGGCTGGCCCCGGTGCTGGTGCGTAACATCTTCGACGTCCTGGCCCAGATCAGCGCCGGAGGCACCACCATCCTGCTGGTGGAGCAGAACGCCCACATGGCCCTGCGGGTGGCGCACTACGCCTACGTGCTGGAGACCGGTACCATTGCCCTGGAGGGGCCGCCGGCGCAGCTGGTGGCCGACGAGCGGGTGCGCCGGGCCTACCTGGGTGGCTGA